GCAGCTATGTAGAGACGGATCCAGGGCTTATATCGGCCCTTGTGGAGAGGTGGCACGAGGAGACTAGTAGTTTCCACATGCCATTTGGGGAGATGACTGTCACCCTTGACGACGTCTCCGCTCTTCTTCACATCCCGGTTGGTGGGAGATTCTACACTCCAGGAGTGGCCTCGAGATATGATGTGGCAGAGACCTGCGCTTTGCTGTTAGGGGGGGATGCAGATTTGTACATGGCTGAGTTTGATAAGCTTAGGGGTCCGACTATGAGGTTCAGCTTCTTGCGAGACCTTTACCCGAAAGCTGTTGCAGGTTTGTTTCATTCATTATCTGAACTTTTTCCaactattatttatatttacttaatCATAATTGGTATTACATTGTAATGTAGAGGGGCGGTACGAGCATGCAGCCAGGATGTACCTGATGCATCTTGTTGGCGCGACATTGTTCGCCGACAAGAGTGGGGGGCACTCATTCTCCGCCCGTTGGATAGGCATGCTACAGGATCTTGAGCGGGTGTCGGAGTTCGCGTGGGGCGCCATGGCCCTTGCCacgttgtacgaccagcttgGATAGTCTTCTCGCAGCGGGGTCAAACAGATGGGCGGTTACACTTCCCTGTTGATGGCCTAGGTCTTTGAGCACTTTCCAGACAGGCTCGTTCGCCGGTATGCGAACCCGGCTTACACAGAGGACCAGCCCAGAGCTCGTAGGTGGACAGAGTCACGGTCGGGGCATGCTAGGCTTGACGAGAGGCGAGTACTACTTGATGAGTTGACGGCCGACGACGTCACTTGGACTCCATATGAGGCCCACAGGGAATGGCGACAGCGGGATGAGAGGGCTTTGTTCTCAGGCTACATTCGGTGTCCCTATCCCCCTGCTGTGCGACCTCATCTTCCGGAGCGGGTCATGCGACAGTTTGGGTATATACAGACGATCCCGCGCCACCCTAGTGAGATGGATAGATCTCCCGCAGCTGAGGCTGTTGATGCGGCATTCGCAGGTTATGTGCAGTACTTGTTCCCTGAGGGCGACCCTGCTATAGAGGAGGGACAGGCTGTGGGCGGTTACATGGATTGGTACGCTAGAGTGTCTCATTGTTTCATCATACCGGATGAGAGGAGGATTGATCTCAGTGCCGtggtaaattttaaattttatttctattttctttatgCACTTGTGGTTTTCTGTATGTGATTTACTAACagcgttttttttattatttactttcaGGCTGCTTTGCGTAGGGCTTTAGAAGTCCTTGAGTTGTCACTTGAGGTGGATGATGCTTTGCTGCCAGGCACACAGGCCCGCGCTTTAACGGAGAGAGCACTTCGCATCCTCCAGGACTTGGCTGGGACATAGGGCATTGCTTACGCTGCTGGGAGAGGAGGTCTGGGAGCAGGTGGCCGAGTAGGTGGCCGAGCCGGCGGCCGAGCAGGTGGCCGAGCAGGTGGCCGGGAGGGCGGCAGGGCAGCAGGTGGCCGGGAGGGCGGCAGGGCAGGAGCCAGGGGAGGTCGTAGGGGTAGGGGAGGTCGTCGGGGTAGGGGACAGTAGGGGACATTAGTTGTATGAGCATTTTGTTGACATTACTATTATGATATTAGGGGACTATGTATTTTGCACTACTATTTCGGATTAGTATGAGTTTTATCTTCACTTTaacgtatatttttttttttatttttcacttttaccctaaaccctaataaTTTGTGAGCTTTATCTtcactttaacattttttttttctttttcacttttataatcaaccctaataattttaaaaatcaataacTTTTATAACCAACCCTAATAATCAACCCTTGTAATGGAAACCAAAACCTGGCACTCAACAACACAAACCCTTGTAATGAAGTTTAATCTTCAAGATATAATCCGAAACTTCAACCTTCGGATCAGTATGAAACTTCATCCTTCGGATTAGTATGAAACTTCAACTTCCGGACACCTCTGACAGATTCTACCACCTTTTTCAGCACTATTACTCCATAGCTTCACCTACCTCACCACCATTATGGCCTGCATAAACTCCTCAACCACCAAACCACCCCCCATTACATTTCACTTCTGATCACCCTCACTCCCTCACTTCCTCTTTTCTTACTACCCCTCAACcccccaccaccatcattgcaccaccaacaacaaccttcatgcaccaccaacaacaaccttcaTCAACCAGCACCACCTTGGTATGTATCATTGCATCCATTATAATTTGCCAATAATATACGTTTGTTTATATTTTCTACCATTtaaatttctcttcattttttgccaccaccatcacttcaACTTTTCTGCCCCGACATAAATCCGAATGTTCAAGTCTCGGATTAGTACGAAAGTTATAGTCTCGGATTAGTACGAGAGTTATAGTCTCGGATTAGTACGAAAGTTATAGTCTCTAATTGTTATCTGAATATAACCTTGTCCAATGTAGTCAAGGTATGATAATCTTCTTCCACATCTAAaataaagcatttgaatctTTTCCACATCTAcaacaaagcatttgaatctgtTTTCATTATACAGGTATTTTCAAAGGACAGTGCACCTCCACCTGGAAGCTTCACAAACATAACAGAAGATTAATATTAGTTCTTTACTAATTCTATATTAAGGACTATTTGTGTAACTTTTGAAATGCTGAACTTAGATTTCGTATTGTTATTTTGCTTTACTTTTCCAATGCTTAACTTGGATTAtgtattgtaattttgtttaaattggattatgtaacttttcaattttaaagtcaTGTTATATTTGCTCCAATTGGActaaagtcatgttattttaactgtaaTTAAAGAATCCGAAGGTTTAACTCTCGGACTAGTCCAGAACATCAACCTCTGGACTGGTATGGAGGTTTAAGTCCCGGAGGGTATTCCCGGCATTTTTTTAAaagggtggcaattctaaacccaggggtgggaaatctaattcccttAATGTACTTCGGCGAAAAATTAGTCTCACGACTCACACTACTACTGATATAGTTGGTCAAAAgtcaaaaccaaaaaaaaatagtcaaGAACGAAACTGCATATTCAAAATTAAACCCGCTAATAACTGCAACCTCCTCCTTCATTTCGTTCAGTAgttgcagcagcagcagcagtagcagcagcTCGTAATCGCCACCACTCACTTCAGCGGCAAAAGCTTCTTTCAGAAACCAAAAACTagggttagggttagggtttccATTCCTTCGCACACAGCCATGGAGGCCGCAGTCATCGACGCCGGTTCCAGCCTCCTCAAAGCCGGTTTCGCAATTCCCGATCAAACTCCCGCAATGGTATTCAATCAATTCCCTACTCTCTTCCAATTTTGCATAAATTGAAGTGTTAAATTTGTGCTGCACCGCAATGTGTGTCcctaattgtgcaaatttttgttgtttgatgGGTTTATGGTGCAGATAATTCCTACCCAGATGAAACGAATGGTTGATGATGGTTCAGTGAGTGATAATTCGTTGGCGGATGAGATTGCCGTTGATCCGATCGTGCGAGGGTACATTCGAGATTGGGATGCTGTTGAGGATTTGTTGCAATATGTTTTGTACACTGGCCTTGGGTGGGAATTGGGCAATGAAGGACAGATACTATTTACTGATCCACTTTGTACCCCAAAGGTTTTGACTTGACTTGAGGAGTTTCTGTTCAATAgtcatttaaaattaaattttaatgatTTTGAAATCCCAGTTTTGATGGGGTTTTTATCAGTTTTTTAGCTTATTTACTGCAATATGCACTTGTAAACTATTTTTGTTCTGTTTGGTTGATCATGGTTTGGGCTTAATGTCATTGCTGTAAATTAAAGCTAGTGAAAATAATCCTTTTCGGtaccatttttttattttctttgttatGATTTCTAACTAGATTTAAGTCATTTAACTATCTTTACTGGAAATAACTAGTTATTTACCCAGGTTATCCAAACAGGGTCTTAATGCATGTCTGTTCCAACATTTGCCTCATTGATTACCTAATTCTGTTATGTATTCTTTATACAGGCTGAAACTACTTTTCTGTATGTATATGGTATCTTCTAGGGAAAATTTATGTTTCCTGTTTATGATTTTATGACTTTATCCAATTGATTGATGGAAATGAAATTGGGGTAGCTAGTTGATAGTATTCTTTAATGTGCATTGCTATACAGATTTTCTTTAACATTTATATTGTATTGTTTTCCAGGCTAATAAAGAACAGTTAGTGCAACTATTGTTTGAAACATTCAACGTATCAGGGTTTTATGCCTCAGAACAAGCAGTGTTGTCACTATATGCTGTGGGACGTATCTCAGGCTGCACAGTTGATATTGGTTATGGAAAAATAGGTATACTTTTTTAGAGAACCAGAATTGAAGATTTGTTTGAATTGTATGAATATGTATTACATTTAATTGATGGTTTGTTTGATTTGCTTGCTATAGTGTATGCCAAGTTGTCTGATTAGGATGTGGATGCATGCTATCTCTGGCACATAATCATGTGATGTTGATGTAGTTAGGGCGCCACGGGTTACGAGACATATGTTGTGTGGTCGTGTTCTCTGTATTGCAATGgagtaattaaataaaaatatattaagttGCTTTATCATGTCTTAGTGATACAATAAATTGCCCTATCAGCTAAGAAGAGTCAATAAAAGAGTAAGTCCTATAATTTCATCAGATAGTAAAGACTATAACCAATTTTAGATTTGCATGGAAGGAAAGGTTAAAATCAAGGTTGTCATCTCATCAATCATAGTCTTGGATGGAGAAGTGTTTCCTAAAAAAATGATTGAAAATATAGAGGAGAGAGCATAAAGACGAAGATAAATCATGATAGCTTAGGAAATTAGATATGGGTGATAATTACTAGTAGAACATGTAATGTAAGGTTCTTGTAGGCTTGTTGCAGGTAGAGGTATTGGAGCAGGAAATGAATACTTGTAAAatctttcattttaaatttgacTGGTTACCTTATCTAAATGCACATTAAAAAGAGTTTAGTTCTTCCTATGGAATCAGTTTTCCGGCAAATGGATTATATAATTTTGTTATGAGTCCTAAACATTAGCTTTTCTCTATTATCCTATTCTCTCCCCAAGGGTTTCCTGTTCATTTAAAGTTAATATACTTTAATTCCATTTTCTGGTACTTTCTAATTTTATACAATAACCAAAGCCTTTTCCCATTGGGTGAGGTATGCCTCATGGATCATTTGATGCCATAAATATTAGTCCTGGTAATTTCTGTTTATCAAACTAATATTTACAAATACAAGAATATTATTATGGTTATAGGTATTGTATGTGATTTAAAGTAATCTATACATGGTGGGAACTTGAAAGACTAATAATTCTTATATGGTTGCTTTAGATCTTGGCTTCAGATAAGCGTTCTGTTGTTAAACACTTAAGCTTCTACTACGTTCAGTGTGTGCTATCTAAGTAGATGAACAGATGGCTGAGCCTTTTTCTTTCAATGTGAATTTGCTCTTGATCTTACTAGTTCTTATGTGCCTCTTGATCTTTTTTGCCTTTTGTAATTAGATATTGCTCCGGTAATTGAGGGTGCTGTCAACCACATTGCCTCGAGAAGATTTGAGTTTGGAGGTACTGATCTCACTAATTTTCTGGCACAAGAACTTGGCAAATCCAATCCGCTAGTGAATATCAGCATGTCTGATGTTGAGAAAATAAAACAGCAATACTCATGTTGCGCTGAAGATGATTTAGCTTATCAGAAGACCCAAGATTCTTGCCCTGCGGAGACACATACCCTTCCTGATGGACAGGTCTGCCTTTTTGTTTTTCAATCTATTAGTTTTGACTTAATATGATACTTGttcttgatttttttgtttggtcCGTTCTTCCCTCAAGTTTGTTGATGTTCTACTGTAAATGTGTGAATTAACACTGGTTATGGCAGTGGGAAGGAGACAAAAATAAAAGGGATGGTGGGTTGAAATTGAAAGTCAATAAGGACTAAGGTGAGACTAAGCAGGCTTACTTTATATTGCTCCTGATTTAAACAATGCTTATGGACAGAAGAGAGATGGTTGGCATTTGTTACCTTTGGTTGAGTCATTAACCAGTTATCCCAAAAACTTAGCTATTTGCTAAatgacacatgaatggttttaaaTCATATCTCTAACATGTCACAAGAGCccattgggcttgaagcgtgtaCAATGCACAAGCTCACCTACTTATGgtgaaattcaacttttaattataataattggTGTCAACAAGGATCAAACTCTAGATCACTCGGTTATAGAGACTCTGATTCCATTTCAAGAAGCAACTATCCCAAAATCTTGAGCTGTTGGGTGAATACACATGAATGGTTctgtattatatttctaacaggTTGCACTATGTTCTAATTCCTTAGCATTGTCAAGTCTTATTTTTTTGCCTGTTCATGTGGAACTTTCTTTCAGTGTGATGTATGAACTGAATTTTCGATGACATGCTTTACTTGTTCTCTACAAGCTTTGTCAGAAAATTTCATCTTCCAGTAGGAGGCGGTTTAGCAATTCGTTCCTCAAATGGTGTTGAAGCTAGCTACATATGTTTTCATTGAAGGAGGCTTTAGAATATAGGGTCTTAGTAATGGGCATTTATTTATCGGATGTCCCTGAAGGGACTCATTTATTTATACGTTCTTAAAATTAGATTTAGTTGACTTAAGTTATCAAAGCTTCTATTCTAGTTGGTTGAAGTCGAAAGACAATGTTGCTCATCATCATTTCACATCGAGAAGAGGAGATTATCATTGAAATGAAATAAAGACTACTTCAGGTGTAAGTCCGTTTCTTTTTTAGATAAAAGTAATTCAATATGGATGCATAATTTGTATCAGTTCGGTAGAGGCATGGAGACTTGAAGAGTTCTGATAGATTTGTCACCGTACCCATTCCAGAGGAAGATTTGATTTATGAGACTTCAAACATCAACAGTTTTGTTTGACCAATTACAGCAAGTTATAAGTTTCCTGCATGTTTAACGATATGATCATACAGATGGTCAGAAAGGCCATGGACCTTTAAGTTTTGATTGCCGTTCCCATGATATAATATTCTATCTTAACCTAGAGCTCTCACATTTTAAAGTTGGATCTCTATTATTTTATGACTTGATCTAGCAATTGAACTTTATGTAGGTGATCACAATTGGAAGAGAAAGATATACTGTCGGTGAAGCTTTATTCCGTCCATCTCTATTGGGTATAGAGGCTCATGGCATTGTTGAGCAGCTTGTCCGTACTATTTCTAGTGTGTCATCTGATAATCATCGGCAACTTCTGGAGAATACCGTGGTTTGTGGTGGCACTTCTTCAATGACTGGTAAATTGTTAGTTTTGGTGAATCTAGTACAAGATTGATCTGAGTTTCTTCTTATTTGTATTTGAAGCACATTAGACCGATCTTTTGTCTATACATTCAAATTTTTACTAAATGGAATCACAAAACTTTCTACGCAGTATAAGGGATCCTATGTTTCTTTGTTAAATGGGAGTGCAGTAGAACTACATATTGAGACAATATATTTCATATTGTCTAATCTGGATGTAAACTTACAAGGCTATTAACGTAATTTTCTTAAACTTAGTCCTCCTTATTTGTTACAAACGATGCCCAATTTGCATATGAAGTTTTTCCTTTTTCCAATTCAATCTATATGACTTTGAAGTTAGAATATTGTGGTGATCTGTGTGGTAATGTTTGGACTTCAAAGATAATTTAATGGAGCTATATGGCACAGGGTTCAAGTTCAACTTAGAAGCCTGGTCCAAGTGATATGAATCACATCTCAGATTCACAAAATTTACTATTCTGCTGTCAATGATTTCGCCGCATTAGTTGCATATGAAATTTGGGTCTATTCTCATTAGCAAGCAAATGCCCGTTGTGTCATATGTCAATTTATTCTGCATGCTCATTACAAAATGAGGGTCATCTCTCAGCAATCTGGCctctttttatgaattttttgttttactTGTGCCTTCTGACATGCTAATCTTGCTTCTACCTGCAGGTTTTGAAGAGAGGTTTCAGAAGGAATCTTTCCTAAGTTCATCTGCTGTTCGACCTACCCTAGTCAAGGTAATTTGCTTGTAAAGTAAATAATGTAAGACGTCTCATAGGCATTATAAATGTTAACTTGCCGACGCTACCTATCTAAATAGTTGCACAGTTTGGAGGTTAATAATTCTTGAAATCTATTGCATATCGTAATCAAATACAGGATCGAAATCTCTGTCATCCATTTTCTTCTCTGATTATAGTTCATTGTTGTCATATATTTCTCTGGACATAAACTTTATCGTCATTCATGTTCTAATTTGTTTCTGCTTGTGGGTAATGTGCGACTTAATGCAGCCTCCAGAATACATGCCAGAAAATTTAACTAAGTATTCTGCTTGGGTGGGAGGTGCCATACTTGCCAAAGTAGTTTTTCCTCAAAACCAGCATGTAACTAAAGGGGACTATGATGAAAATGGACCTTCCATTGTGCATAAGAAATGCTTCTGATGGGATTCATCTGCACGATCTCTCCTCAAACAGCCAGTTCCTTTACACTGCCTTCATTTGTCTTTAGATTCTATGTGCAATCAGATGCATGTATGATTTTGTAAACTACAATGTATCTCCAAGAACTAAATGCAATCATATTTCCCTGCATGAGTGTCTCGGCACCAGAGGTAGATAGTTTCAGTATAATCTTGATCTAACAGAAGATATATACATGTTTGTCTCAGCAATAGCAGCTTGATTATTCTTGTAATGAACCAGCAAGAGATTCAGTTGGGTCCTCAGTGACCTCTGCTTGCACACTTTCTCTGAACTATTTCTGTAGTGTTATCACTTTAACTTGAACTTTGGTTTCCTTGTAATTTGTTTTCTTGTCGATAACATTGTTAACAGTTAACACAATTAAGAGGTGTGCCAATAATATGCAGGTGTGCCTAATTGCAATCAACTACCCATAAGGGACATCCAACAAAATTAGAATCATAACCAATAGTCTGGCACAATGAACTTTAGTGTATCTTTATTTTCTATGTTTCAAGTAATTCAGGGTTGTTAATCACGCACTACAGCGGTGCAATTGCACTATCGTGCAGCGGATGGGCCACTAGGTGCTACAGCGAATCCCGTCGTGGAACATTTTACGGTTGCAGCCGCTTCAGCGGCCAAATTCGCAGTCATCGGAGTGCTACAAATACCCGTGCGAAGTTATTTGGTGATAACTATTTGTAAATATGCAGGAAAATCGTCAGTGTGCAAAATATAGATATAAAGGACTTCCATTTGCTCATGAATTAATGGTCTTGTAAAAGGACGCAATAAGACGAAGAAAAACACTAGTAAAAATTAAGGTGGTTTGACTATTTTAAAACCTACCTTATGGTAAATTTATTGAATCGATCTGCTTCAAAGTTTTTTGGACTAGTAAGTTGTGTAACATTTATATGCCTCTCTGTGCCTAAATATAACTGAATTGGTATTTACAAATCCGAGTAATTAACGTCATTCTTCAATAAGAGCATTGAGGAAAAAACTTTCCTACATATCCAACATTCTCACACGAAGCAGTGGTCCTTCCATGGCCTTGTTCTGGTTTTAAAATCACCTCTTGCACGAAGATTCCCTTGCAAGGAACAGTTTTGCTGCAATTAAATTTGATTGCCAATTCTGAGGCACTTGTTCCACTTATGTTTTTGTACACCACGTTGCTCAATTGCACTGCTGAGTGCTGCAATTTCAGACAGACATGGTTGTGATTATGATAAATTTCATGCAAAGCTATTTGATAGAATAGAAGCATTTGCTCCTTTTGTAGTTAATTTCAGAGATTTCGATATTACCTGTTCATGGCATGGCTTGTCCTGGTCACAGTAGTTTTGATCTATGATTATGGGATTAGACACATTTCTCATTGCTATGTTCTGAAACTTGATGTTTCTTGCAAAGCCTGAACCTCCCTGTGTTGAGATACAATGAAAATATGTTAATTATCATAATTAAAAAGACAAAACTTAGAGTTCCTTTTTATTGTTGTTCAATCACAATATAACACATgagttaataaataaataaaacaccaTACTAATAAATTAAGAAAGTGGGTGGTTTAGTTTTTCATTGCGCAATAGTATGAACGGTAACTAAAGTACTGTATTTAAGTTTTTCCTAATTAAAACATCTCTCATCTTTTAAAAGTACTCTTCTTATGAACAAGTTGTATTCTTTGAAAATTTTCTCTCCGTTAAATTAGATTGAGTATTCTCTTATGAATTATTTTAGTCATATCTCGAGTGAATATAGTAACGTTAAAACACACACCATTACATGTTTGAGACATCGTGGATGAACCTTGGTGTTACGCATATAAATAGGGATTGGCCTTGTAATTGAGATATGTTGAAATTTATATGCGTAACACTAGGTGATCTaataacttatttatgataTACCACTGAACTTGGAAGAACTTATGATTGGTCTAAATAAGTTTAATATAAGCCTATACTTTACCCAAAAAAAGTTACCTAAGGGCTGATTAATTATATGAGCAAATTTGAAGgctctatatttttttaaattgtagtAGAAAGTTCTTCATTTGGGATAATTTTCCAGGTAATTGTCGTGTCATTCCATGAAAAAGAAATGAGTTGCTGGTTAGTGGTTCTAATTAGTTAAGAAGGAAAATCCAGAAGAAAGTTGAACTGCACAttgttttaaataaaatgttGTTGACTTGTTTGAAGAAGGTTAGGAACTAGTGGATTGTGTAAACTTGCCAACAAACGTGGTTAGTTGAAATATTCCAGGTCAACTTTGGGtcagttagaacttagaagtgaTAATAACCAACCAGATAAAGCTGAAAGGTAGTGAAGAgccaacaaaaaaaattggaacTTTTGGTGCACTATTGCCCCATATACCAGTCCCTGAATCATTGGTCAACTTCCCAATGTATATAACTTAAACCTAAATTTGGCAACttatcatttttatctttcaattaattataaagTTCAAACAAATTTTCTTGTGTGTAAAAACCAATCCCCTTTCTGCAGTTCAATTACTTGTAATAATGTAAGTAACAGCAAAGTCCAATACTTACTTGCCAAGTCTTTATTCTCACTCCATTAGTAGTTTCTGTTAAGATGGCTCTGTTCACTACCACATTGGATACCTGAGCTTCCGAGTTACCTTCTCCTAAGCTCCCAATACTGCAAAACAATACAACATCAATTAAGGTAAATTGACTAAACAAAATTTTACTTGAGGTTTTTAAATTACAGTCAGCTATCAGGAAAATCATGACAGAGACCTCTAAAATTGCAATTGCGTAAATCTTTATTTAAAATCACATAGATTGACCTTCTTATGAAATTAATTTGCAAAGAAACTCTTTTTCACTTGTGAATCATATTTTTCATGATCTCGATTGACAAAACATTtatataaaatcaaatcatGGCTGCAACTTAGAGTTATTATTTGTGGTTATAATAATCACAAACCTGATTCCATGTCCTGGACCGCAAATGATATCAGAGGCTCGAACATTTTTCGACCCACTTACGATGGAAATACAATCGTCACCTTCAATAAAACAGTGGGAAAATTAAACTTTAGGAATTTGAAAATTCcagtgaatt
This portion of the Lotus japonicus ecotype B-129 chromosome 3, LjGifu_v1.2 genome encodes:
- the LOC130745403 gene encoding actin-related protein 7-like; translated protein: MEAAVIDAGSSLLKAGFAIPDQTPAMIIPTQMKRMVDDGSVSDNSLADEIAVDPIVRGYIRDWDAVEDLLQYVLYTGLGWELGNEGQILFTDPLCTPKANKEQLVQLLFETFNVSGFYASEQAVLSLYAVGRISGCTVDIGYGKIDIAPVIEGAVNHIASRRFEFGGTDLTNFLAQELGKSNPLVNISMSDVEKIKQQYSCCAEDDLAYQKTQDSCPAETHTLPDGQVITIGRERYTVGEALFRPSLLGIEAHGIVEQLVRTISSVSSDNHRQLLENTVVCGGTSSMTGFEERFQKESFLSSSAVRPTLVKPPEYMPENLTKYSAWVGGAILAKVVFPQNQHVTKGDYDENGPSIVHKKCF